In the genome of Thermoleophilaceae bacterium, one region contains:
- a CDS encoding aminotransferase class I/II-fold pyridoxal phosphate-dependent enzyme — protein MSGTPADTTIFTTMTALAESTGAINLGQGFPDEDGPRIVVDAAVEALRSGHNQYAPLPGIPALRRAIAEHQRGHYGIELDPDTQVQVTFGATEALASALLALVRPGDEVAMLDPSYDSYAAVVRLAGGVPRPIPLEPPAWRVERHAVEAVIGARTRVLLVNSPHNPTGRVLDADELDVLADACRRHDVVALTDEVYEHLIYDGGRHIPIATCEGMAERTITVSSLGKTHSFTGWKIGWATGPAELVSALRGVKQFLTFAGGTPLQHAAAVALQSAGDDARALAASLAEKRDLLAEGLRAAGFDVLHTSGTYFLTADIRPLGSDDAVAFCERLPHEAGVVGIPISAFTAAPADRVRPLVRFAFCKRGEVLEEAVARLRRAFER, from the coding sequence ATGTCCGGCACGCCCGCCGACACCACGATCTTCACCACCATGACGGCGCTCGCCGAGAGCACCGGCGCGATCAACCTCGGGCAGGGCTTTCCCGACGAGGACGGCCCGCGGATCGTGGTCGACGCCGCGGTGGAAGCGCTCCGCAGCGGGCACAACCAGTACGCGCCACTGCCAGGCATACCGGCGCTCCGGCGGGCGATCGCAGAGCATCAGCGTGGCCACTACGGCATCGAGCTCGATCCGGATACCCAGGTGCAGGTGACCTTCGGCGCCACGGAGGCGCTCGCCTCGGCGCTGCTCGCGCTCGTGAGGCCCGGGGACGAGGTGGCGATGCTCGATCCCTCCTACGACTCCTATGCCGCGGTGGTGCGACTGGCGGGCGGGGTGCCTCGGCCGATCCCGCTCGAGCCGCCCGCCTGGCGGGTTGAGCGGCACGCGGTGGAGGCGGTGATCGGCGCGCGTACCCGCGTGCTGCTCGTGAACTCGCCGCACAACCCGACGGGCCGCGTGCTGGACGCGGACGAGCTCGACGTGCTGGCGGATGCCTGCCGCCGCCACGACGTTGTGGCGCTCACGGACGAGGTGTACGAGCACCTGATCTACGACGGCGGGCGGCACATACCGATCGCCACGTGCGAGGGAATGGCGGAGCGCACGATCACGGTGTCGTCGCTCGGCAAGACGCATTCGTTCACCGGCTGGAAGATCGGCTGGGCCACTGGGCCGGCCGAGCTCGTGAGCGCGCTGCGAGGCGTCAAGCAGTTCCTCACCTTTGCGGGCGGCACTCCGCTGCAGCACGCCGCCGCCGTGGCGCTCCAGAGCGCGGGGGACGATGCGCGCGCTCTCGCCGCATCCCTGGCCGAGAAGCGTGACCTGCTCGCCGAAGGGCTGCGCGCGGCGGGTTTCGACGTGCTCCACACCTCCGGCACCTACTTCCTCACGGCGGACATCCGACCGCTCGGCAGCGACGATGCGGTGGCGTTCTGCGAGCGGCTTCCCCACGAGGCGGGAGTGGTGGGAATACCCATCTCCGCTTTCACCGCCGCGCCGGCTGACCGCGTGCGGCCGCTCGTGCGCTTCGCCTTCTGCAAGCGCGGCGAAGTGCTCGAGGAAGCGGTGGCCCGACTCAGGCGGGCTTTCGAGCGCTGA
- a CDS encoding class I SAM-dependent methyltransferase has protein sequence MNRVHNLLCSSGWWARSVKNELLPWGLKGVELGDDALEIGPGFGATSRVLAERPGRLTILELEEDYCRRLRSDLGDRAEVVQGDATRMPFDDARFSGAACFTMLHHVPSPELQDQLFGEVFRVLQPGAVFAGTDSLPRGVAFKLIHIGDTLVLVDPDGLPARLAAAGFGDVRVSKGSKAFRFSARKPA, from the coding sequence GTGAATCGCGTACACAACCTGCTCTGCTCATCCGGATGGTGGGCGCGCTCCGTCAAGAACGAACTCCTTCCATGGGGACTGAAAGGGGTCGAGCTCGGCGACGACGCGCTGGAGATCGGGCCGGGATTCGGCGCGACCAGCCGCGTGCTGGCGGAGAGGCCCGGCCGCCTCACCATCCTCGAGCTGGAGGAGGACTACTGCCGGCGGCTGCGCTCGGACCTCGGCGATCGCGCTGAGGTGGTGCAGGGCGACGCCACGCGGATGCCCTTCGACGATGCCCGCTTCTCGGGGGCCGCGTGCTTCACGATGCTCCACCACGTGCCCTCGCCCGAGTTGCAGGACCAGCTCTTCGGCGAGGTGTTCCGCGTGCTCCAGCCGGGCGCGGTGTTCGCCGGCACCGACAGCCTGCCGAGGGGCGTGGCGTTCAAGCTCATCCACATCGGTGACACGCTCGTGCTCGTGGATCCCGATGGTCTGCCCGCCCGCCTTGCCGCCGCCGGATTCGGCGACGTCCGGGTGAGCAAGGGCTCGAAGGCGTTCCGGTTCAGCGCTCGAAAGCCCGCCTGA